From Calditerrivibrio sp.:
CGTTTCAGATTGGGGTTTTTCTTCCTGTTTTCTACTTCTTGGCTTGGTCATCTCTTCCCGCTTTCTAAGCTTTAATATTTTACCATCAACTTTAAGGACGACAAACCTTAACACATTTTCATCATACCTGAACCTTGTCTCAAGTTCAGTATTAAACTTCCCATCTGCCTTGTACTGGATCAGGTAATAGCAGCCTTCTTTAAAATTATCGATGGGGTAGGCCATTTTTAGTTTACCCCAGTACTCACTGTGGATCACCTCACCATTTGCACTTATGAGATCTTTAAATTTGTCAAAAATACCATTTGCCTCTTCAAGGGGAAGAGATGGTGAGACGATAAAAACTGTTTCGTAAGTATTCATTTTTCCTCCTTTTGGATTATTCAGCCCTCAAACCTCATTTGAGAGCAAGGGTTGGTTTTGATATAATAAAAATAACTCAAAGTCAATAATTTTTCTCTCATCCCCAATAATTGTTCTTCTTTATTGCAAATTCGATATTATTAAGATAAAATAAAATTGATGAAGAAGCTACCTATTGGTATCCAAACATTTACAGACATAAGAAGTGATAACTATGTATATGTAGATAAAACTCCATTAGCTTA
This genomic window contains:
- the rpsF gene encoding 30S ribosomal protein S6, which codes for MNTYETVFIVSPSLPLEEANGIFDKFKDLISANGEVIHSEYWGKLKMAYPIDNFKEGCYYLIQYKADGKFNTELETRFRYDENVLRFVVLKVDGKILKLRKREEMTKPRSRKQEEKPQSETSEDSKAEVAQTAAETTEKE